In Phragmites australis chromosome 16, lpPhrAust1.1, whole genome shotgun sequence, one DNA window encodes the following:
- the LOC133895423 gene encoding uncharacterized protein LOC133895423, whose protein sequence is MLTTAHSRQHHAFEKSPGHMKNIDRKLQQAMSHAAGSKYMQRIYPLGSIHRSSSNLTLSSLSLSQNSNDSSLSSSNSSWEPKVPLLYGGTFSPWGDVFVSLERRREDDKTSDHDAEGEEEFDCSEPGSLHRCSWITKNSDEAYVQFHDECWGVPVYNDNRLFELLALSGMLIDHNWTEILKRRDMYRNVFADFDPSAVAKMDENDITEISGDKELKLAECRVRCIVENAKCIQKVAKKFGSFSGYMWGHVNHRPVVGKYKHHKYIPFRTPKSEAVSKDLVRRGFRLVGPVIVYSFMQASGMVIDHLVDCFRFPECVRLAERSWGITNVAA, encoded by the exons ATGCTCACCACAGCACACAGTAGGCAGCACCATGCATTTGAGAAGAGCCCTGGCCACATGAAGAACATAGACCGGAAGCTGCAGCAGGCCATGAGCCATGCAGCAGGAAGCAAGTACATGCAGAGGATCTACCCTCTAGGCAGCATCCATAGGAGCAGCTCCAACCTCACATTGTCGTCCCTCTCCCTGTCACAGAACTCCAATGACTCCTCACTCAGCAGCTCGAACTCCAGCTGGGAGCCGAAGGTGCCTCTTCTCTATGGCGGCACGTTTAGCCCCTGGGGCGATGTGTTCGTGTCtctggagaggaggagggaagatGACAAGACTAGTGACCATGATGCTGAAGGGGAGGAGGAGTTTGATTGCAGTGAGCCAGGGAGCTTGCATAGGTGCAGTTGGATCACCAAGAACAGTG ATGAGGCATACGTTCAGTTCCACGACGAATGCTGGGGCGTCCCTGTGTACAACGACAA CCGTCTCTTCGAGCTGCTGGCGCTGTCAGGGATGCTCATAGACCACAACTGGACGGAGATACTCAAGAGGAGAGACATGTACAG GAATGTGTTCGCGGACTTCGACCCAAGCGCGGTGGCGAAGATGGATGAGAACGACATCACCGAGATAAGCGGCGACAAGGAGCTCAAGCTGGCGGAGTGCAGGGTTCGGTGCATCGTGGAGAACGCCAAGTGCATTCAGAAG GTGGCCAAGAAGTTTGGGTCGTTCAGCGGGTACATGTGGGGGCACGTGAACCACCGGCCGGTGGTGGGCAAGTACAAGCACCACAAGTACATCCCGTTCCGGACGCCCAAGTCGGAGGCGGTGAGCAAGGACCTAGTCCGGCGAGGGTTCCGCCTCGTCGGCCCCGTCATCGTCTACTCCTTCATGCAGGCCTCCGGCATGGTCATCGACCACCTCGTCGACTGCTTCCGGTTCCCGGAGTGCGTCCGCCTCGCCGAGCGCTCCTGGGGCATCACCAACGTTGCCGCCTAG
- the LOC133895422 gene encoding phosphatidylinositol 4-kinase gamma 5-like, with translation MPQNFDNPVQTQMAVAVLDHSLGSDYPSKKITEGRSLSCKRVFVQTENGSVLGIELEPGENAHTIKKKLQIALNVPTEGSSLTFGDQVLNNDLSCIRNDSPLLLTRNHMHRSCSTPCLSPKGKEVEQHDQSNVIEILGCSIPSTTMKQLVKDIIEGIRNGVDPIAVSGGMGGAYYFMDTWGQCVAIVKPTDEEPFAPNNPKGFVGKSLGQPGLKRSVRVGETGFREVAAYLLDHKNFANVPPTMLIKIIHSVFHVNGIECKNKASKNRSEARNKIASLQQFIPHDYDASDHGTSCFPVSAVHRIGILDIRIFNTDRHAGNLLVRKLNTGAGKFEAQTELIPIDHGLCLPESLEDPYFEWIHWPQASIPFSEEELEYIANLDPVKDAEMLRIELPMIHEASLRVLVLSTIFLKEAAAYGLCLSEIGKMMSRQFTGKEEEPSELEVLCMEARSWVEERGLILPECDFEEEDYDVEFTQFDLDSEDDSATFETSLFDKFGSMVVNCRNALSKLAEGNENEDEDEEDKNEVSQEDASTCTSPVPKWTPSASKLSVSLKGLCFSGSSKCHSGIPMNRVSTKTDYSYSGYHSDYQSGGRSANEMLPPSSSFVKLSDLSANEWSAFLEKFQELLPIMFHDRKQTAARGPWVTQRLGTSCQF, from the coding sequence ATGCCTCAGAACTTTGATAATCCTGTTCAGACACAGATGGCTGTTGCAGTCCTGGATCACAGCCTGGGCAGTGATTACCCCTCGAAGAAAATAACTGAGGGAAGATCACTTAGTTGTAAACGTGTGTTTGTCCAAACTGAGAATGGTTCTGTCCTGGGCATTGAACTAGAGCCAGGAGAAAATGCACACACCATAAAAAAGAAGCTGCAGATAGCCCTTAATGTACCCACCGAAGGGAGCTCACTGACATTCGGTGATCAAGTTTTAAACAATGATCTCAGCTGTATTCGGAATGACTCACCATTGCTTCTCACCAGGAATCATATGCATAGAAGCTGCTCCACACCTTGCCTCTCTCCCAAAGGAAAGGAAGTTGAGCAGCATGATCAGAGTAACGTTATTGAAATTTTGGGGTGCTCGATCCCTTCTACTACAATGAAGCAGTTGGTTAAGGATATTATTGAGGGAATTAGAAATGGTGTTGACCCAATAGCTGTTAGTGGTGGGATGGGTGGTGCTTACTACTTCATGGACACGTGGGGTCAATGCGTTGCAATTGTTAAGCCAACTGATGAGGAACCTTTTGCTCCAAATAATCCTAAAGGTTTTGTGGGGAAGTCTCTTGGGCAGCCAGGCCTTAAAAGATCAGTACGTGTTGGTGAGACAGGGTTCCGAGAGGTCGCTGCATACCTACTTGACCACAAGAATTTTGCAAATGTCCCTCCTACTATGTTGATAAAAATCATACACAGTGTGTTCCATGTGAATGGTATTGAGTGCAAAAATAAGGCCAGCAAGAACAGATCGGAGGCGCGTAACAAGATTGCCTCATTGCAGCAGTTCATCCCACATGACTATGACGCTAGTGATCACGGAACATCTTGCTTTCCTGTCTCTGCCGTTCACAGGATTGGCATACTTGATATTAGAATCTTCAACACGGACAGGCATGCTGGAAATCTTCTGGTCAGGAAGCTCAATACTGGAGCTGGCAAATTTGAAGCACAGACAGAGCTCATTCCTATTGATCATGGCCTCTGTCTTCCAGAAAGTCTGGAAGACCCTTACTTTGAGTGGATTCACTGGCCACAGGCATCTATTCCTTTCTCCGAGGAAGAACTTGAGTACATTGCAAATCTGGACCCTGTAAAGGATGCTGAAATGCTTCGCATAGAGCTGCCTATGATCCATGAGGCAAGTCTTAGGGTGCTGGTCCTCTCGACAATATTTCTCAAGGAGGCTGCAGCTTATGGCCTCTGCTTGTCCGAGATAGGGAAGATGATGAGCAGACAGTTCACTGGGAAAGAAGAGGAGCCAAGTGAACTCGAGGTTCTGTGCATGGAAGCAAGGAGTTGGGTTGAGGAAAGAGGATTGATTCTTCCAGAATGTGACTTTGAAGAAGAAGATTATGATGTAGAGTTCACCCAGTTCGATCTTGACTCTGAAGATGATTCAGCTACATTTGAAACATCACTTTTCGACAAGTTTGGGTCTATGGTGGTAAATTGCAGGAACGCACTGTCAAAATTAGCTGAGGGCAATGAAAAcgaggatgaagatgaggaagacAAGAATGAGGTGAGCCAGGaggatgcaagcacttgcaccaGTCCAGTTCCTAAATGGACTCCTTCTGCCTCCAAATTGTCAGTCTCTCTTAAGGGGCTTTGCTTCAGTGGAAGCAGCAAATGCCACAGTGGTATTCCAATGAACAGGGTGAGTACTAAAACTGACTATAGTTATAGTGGCTATCATAGTGATTATCAGTCTGGAGGTCGGAGCGCCAATGAGATGCTCCCTCCCAGCTCAAGTTTTGTGAAGCTGTCAGACTTGAGTGCCAATGAATGGAGTGCATTCCTTGAAAAGTTCCAAGAGTTGCTCCCAATCATGTTCCATGACAGGAAGCAAACTGCAGCCCGCGGCCCATGGGTCACGCAGAGGCTGGGCACTTCATGCCAGTTTTAA